In Cervus elaphus chromosome 5, mCerEla1.1, whole genome shotgun sequence, the following proteins share a genomic window:
- the TMC8 gene encoding transmembrane channel-like protein 8 codes for MQRQWSVQAPREPEAEPGGEELWEQEMARLCLSQQPVRVLPYAMVDKRFIRQLREPEGVKTSCWQQWRRRRQTAGWRLGEAVRRLTRGCGLWEGALYEIGGLFGTGIQSYFTFLRFLLLLNLLTLLLTSSFVLLPLVWLRPPDPGPALNFTLQCPGSGHLPQTGVSKFNNLLWNVFTGRAFNNTYLFYGAYRAGPESSSTYSIRLAYLLSPLACLVLCFCGILRRMVKGLPQKMFLGQDYRSPLSAKVFSSWDFCIRGQEAATIKRHEISNEFKMELEEGRHLLLLQQQTRAQRACHLLTYLRVNVLIGLLVVGAISAIFWATKYSQDNKEESLFLLLQYLPPGVIALVNFLGPLLFVFLVQLENYPPNTEVNLTLIWCVVLKLASLGMFSFSLGQTVLCIGRNKTSCESYGYNACDYQCWENSVGEELYKLSIFNFLLTVAFAFLVSLPRRMLVERFSGRFWVWLDREEFLVPKNVLDIVEGQTVTWMGLFYCPLLPLLNSVFIFLTFYIKKYTLLRNSRASPRRFRASSSIFFFQLVLLLGLLLAATPLGYVVSSIRSSWDCGLFANYSAPWQVVPELVALWLPLSSQRILHYLGSHAFSFPLLILLSLALTVCVSQSQASARAIRRLRKQLVWQVQEKWHLVDDLSRLLSEPGSGESLGPESPVSRGSRPRSFCPGFPCPGSPGPRPRRPGPSLEDPAGLRGVSVPAHRFRFPSGSEL; via the exons ATGCAGAGGCAGTGGTCGGTGCAGGCTCCCAGGGAGCCAGAAGCCGAGCCAGGGGGCGAGGAGCTATGGGAGCAGGAGATGGCGCGGCTGTGCCTCTCCCAGCAGCCGGTGCGGGTGCTGCCCTACGCCATGGTGGACAAGCGTTTTATCCG GCAGCTGCGGGAGCCCGAGGGGGTGAAGACCTCCTGCTGGCAGCAATGGCGTCGCAGGCGGCAGACTGCGGGCTGGCGACTGGGGGAGGCGGTTCGGCGGCTGACCCGGGGCTGTGGGCTCTGGGAGGGGGCTCTCTACGAGATCGGCG GCCTCTTTGGCACTGGAATCCAGTCCTATTTCACCTTCCTTCGCTTCCTGCTGCTACTTAACCTGCTGACCCTGCTTCTGACCAGCAGCTTCGTCCTGCTGCCCCTGGTCTGGCTCCGGCCCCCTGACCCAGGACCAGCTCTGAACTTCA CTCTCCAGTGTCCTGGTAGTGGCCACCTACCCCAGACCGGTGTTTCCAAGTTCAACAATCTACTCTGGAATGTTTTTACCGGCAGG GCCTTCAACAACACGTATCTCTTTTACGGAGCATACCGGGCGGGGCCCGAGAGCAGCTCAACATACAGCATCCGCCTGGCCTACCTCCTGAGCCCACTGGCCTGCCTGGTCCTCTGCTTCTGTGGGATTCTGCGGCG GATGGTGAAGGGGCTGCCACAGAAGATGTTCCTGGGCCAGGACTACCGGTCGCCTCTCAGTGCCAAGGTCTTCTCGTCCTGGGACTTCTGCATCCGGGGGCAGGAGGCCGCCACCATCAAGAGGCATGAGATCAGCAATGAATTCAAG atggagctggaggaggggcgtcacttactgctgctgcagCAGCAGACCCGAGCTCAGAGGGCCTGCCACCTGCTTACCTACCTTCGGGTCAACGTCCTCATCGGGCTCCTGGTGGTTGGAGCCATCAGCGCCATCTTCTGGGCCACCAAGTACTCGCAGGACAACAAGGAG GAGTCCTTGTTTCTGCTGCTCCAGTACCTGCCCCCTGGGGTCATCGCCCTGGTCAACTTTCTGGGTCCCCTGCTGTTCGTTTTCCTGGTCCAGCTGGAGAACTACCCTCCCAACACTGAGGTCAACCTCACCCTTATCTG GTGCGTGGTGCTCAAGCTGGCCAGCCTGGGAATGTTCTCCTTCTCACTGGGCCAGACTGTGCTGTGCATCGGAAGAAACAAGACCAGCTGTGAGTCCTACGGCTACAACGCCTGTGACTACCAG TGCTGGGAGAACTCCGTGGGGGAGGAGCTATACAAACTCAGCATCTTCAACTTTCTTCTCACGGTGGCCTTCGCCTTCCTTGTCAGCCTGCCTAGGAG gatGTTGGTGGAGCGGTTCTCAGGCCGGTTCTGGGTTTGGCTGGACCGAGAGGAGTTCCTGGTGCCCAAGAACGTGCTGGACATCGTGGAGGGGCAGACGGTCACCTGGATGGGCCTCTTCTACTGCCCCCTGCTGCCCCTACTCAACAGCGTCTTCATCTTCCTCACCTTCTACATCAAGAAG TACACCCTGCTGAGGAACTCCAGGGCGTCCCCTCGGCGATTCCGCGCCTCCAGCTCCATCTTCTTCTTCCAACTGGTGCTCCTCCTGGGCCTGCTCCTGGCCGCCACACCCCTGGGCTATGTGGTCAGCAG CATCCGCTCCTCCTGGGACTGTGGCCTCTTCGCCAACTACTCGGCCCCCTGGCAGGTGGTCCCTGAGCTGGTGGCCCTCTGGCTCCCACTCTCCAGCCAGCGCATCCTCCACTACCTGGGCTCCCACGCTTTCAGCTTCCCGCTCCTCATCCTGCTCAG CCTTGCCCTGACCGTGTGCGTCTCCCAGTCCCAGGCCAGTGCCAGAGCCATCCGGAGACTGCGGAAGCAGTTGGTGTGG CAAGTCCAGGAGAAGTGGCACCTGGTGGATGACCTGTCGCGGCTGCTGTCAGAGCCGGGCTCCGGCGAGTCTCTGGGGCCTGAGTCCCCTGTGTCCCGAGGATCGCGCCCGAGATCCTTCTGCCCCGGATTTCCGTGCCCGGGCTCCCcgggacccaggccccgcaggcCAGGACCCTCCCTTGAAGATCCCGCCGGGTTGCGCGGTGTTTCGGTCCCCGCCCATAGATTCCGCTTCCCCAGCGGTTCGGAGCTGTAG